The sequence GCGGCGAAGTTCGTCGGCGCGGGAGCGCTGGTCCTGGCGCTGATGCTCGGCTCCGGCGTGGCCGGCGGCGCGCTCGCGCTCGCGCTGGGCGACCACGGCGCCACCATCACCCGCAACTACTCGGCGGCGCCCGTCATCAACAGCGCCGACCTGCCGAAGATCGCCGCCTCCGTGCAGGACAGCGTGGTCTCGATCACGACGGACAGCGGTGAGGGCTCCGGGGTGATCCTCAGCGCCGACGGGTACGTGCTGACCAACAACCACGTGGTCGCCTCCGCCAGCGGCAAAACGGTGCGGGTGGTCTTCGCCGACGGCAAGAACGCCGAGGCGAGGATCATCGGCACCGACCCGAAGACCGACCTCGCGGTGGTCAAGGCCAGCGGGGTGAACGGCCTGAAGGCGGCCACGTTCGGCGACAGCGACGCCATGCAGGTCGGCGACCAGGTGCTCGCCCTGGGCAGCCCGCTCGGCCTCCAGGGCTCGGTCACGGCCGGCATCATCAGCGCCCGCGACCGCACCATCCAGGCCGGCGAGAGCGGCCAGCAGTTGGACCCGCGGCAGGGCGCCAGCTCGATCTCCGGCCTGCTCCAGACCGACGCCCCGATCAACCCGGGCAACTCGGGCGGCGCGCTGGTCAACACCCGGGGCGAGGTGATCGGCATCAACACCGCCATCGCCACCGCCGGCCAGGGCAGCAGCGGCAACATCGGCGTCGGCTTCGCCATCCCGAGCAACAAGGCCAAGGACGTCGCCGGGAAGCTCCAGCGCGGCGAGAAGGTCAGCCACCCGTCGCTCGGGGTCAGCGTGAGCGCCGCCGAGGACGGAGGCGCCATGGTCGCCTCGGTCACCCCGGGCAGCGCCGCGGAGAAGGCCGGGCTGCAGCGGGGCGACGTGATCACCAAGTTCGGCGACACGGTGATCAAGGACTCGAACGATCTGGTGGGCGCCGTCCAGTCGGGCAAGGTCGGCGACCGGGTCGACGTGCAGTTCAAACGGAACGGATCGAGCCAGACGGCAACCGTGACGCTCGCCGAGGCGTCGTAACGGATTCAGACCTGCCTCCTCCACTGGCGGCGGGTGACGGGGTCAAGGGGGTTGGCTCCGTCACCCGCCGCCGCTTCTCGTTTCCCACCCGGTACGGGTGAGCCCGGCTCACCCCGGCGGGCGGCATCCTCGACTGACCGGGAACGCCACGGGAGGGGGACGACATGACGCCCACCACCACCGCCGTCCGTACCGATCCGGAGATCCAGCGGGAGGTGCTCGCCGAGCTGGACTGGGACGCGCAGACCCGGCCCACCGACATCGGGGTGACCGTCGTCGGCGGCGTGGTGACGCTCAGCGGTCAGGTGGACAGCTACGCCCAGCGCTGGGCGGCCGAGCGCTGCGCGCACCGGGTCGGGGGAGTCCGCGCCGTCGCCAGCGACCTCGAGGTCCGCCTGCCGGCCGGCGAGGAGCGCACCGACGCCGACATCGCCATCGCCGCCAGCCGGGCGCTGGAGTGGGACAGCTTCGTCCCCTCCGAGCGGCTGGACGTGACCGTCGCCGACGGCTGGATCATGCTCCGCGGCGAGGTGGAGTACGGATTCCAGCGGCGTACGGCCGAGCGGGAGCTGCGCCGGCTGCGCGGCGTACGCGGGGTCACGAACCTGATCGAGGTCCAGCCGCCCACGCCGTCCAGCACCGAGCAGACCCGCCGTGACCTGCAACGGGTCCTGCTGCGGCGGACCGGCACAGAACGGATCAAGGTGGGGGTCACCGGGGACACCGTGGTGCTCGACGGGGTGGTCCGCTCGTGGTGGCAGCGCGAGGAGGCGGAGCGGGCCGCCTGGGCCACCCCGGGCGTACGCGAGGTCCATGACCGGATCGTCGTGGCCGCCTGAACCGTTCCGCGCCCGCCGGCGGGGTGTGCCCGTTTACCTCCGGTCGCCCCGGGAAAGCGTCGCCGATCAGCCACGCCGGAACCATCGGGGGAGGACTCGTGGCCGCGAACGACCCGCCGTCCGATCGCTCCCGGGCACGACCATTGCGGATCGCCATGGTGGTGCCGCCGTGGCTGTCGGTGCCGCCGCCCGGCTACGGCGGGTTGGAGCAGGTGGTGGCGGGGCTGGTGGACGCTCTGGTGCAGGGCGGCAACCGGGTTACCGTCTTCGGCACCGGCCGGGACCACGGCACCGCCGGCGACTTCGTGTCCACGAACGCGGAACTCCAGTACCACCGGCTCGGCGAGTCCCTGCCCGAGCTCGCCCACCTGGCCCGGGTCAACCAGCTGGTCGACCCCGCCGACTTCGACGTGATCCACGACCACACCACTATCGGCCCGCTGGTCGCCGGCCGCCGGGCGGTGCCCACGGTGGCCACCGTGCACGGCAACCCGGTGGGCGAGTACGGCACGGTGCTCAGCGACACCGACCGGGGGGTCGGGCTGGTGGCGATCTCGCACGCCCAGCGCCGGGCGAACCCGGGGCTGCCCTGGGTGGGGACGGTGCACAACGCGATGCCGGTGCGGAATTTCCCGCGCAAGCGGTCGCCGGGGCGCGGGCCGGTGCTCTGGCTCGCCCGGTTCAGCCCCGACAAGGGGCCCGACGTGGCGATCCGCGCCTGCCGCCGAGCCGGTCTGCCGCTCACCCTGGCCGGCAAGTGCAACGAGCCGGCCGAACGCCGCTACTTCGAGCAGGTGGTCGAGCCGCTGCTGGGCGAGGACGTGACCCTGGTGCTGAACGCCGGCCGGGACGAGGCCCTGCGGCTGCTGGTCGACGCCCGGTGCCTGATCATGCCGATCCAGTGGGAGGAGCCGTTCGGCATGGTCATGGTGGAGGCGATGGCGACCGGTACGCCGGTGGTGGCGCTGCACCGGGGCGCGGTGCCGGAGCTGGTCCGCCCCGGGCTGACCGGACTGGTCTGCGACGACCCCGACGAGCTTCCGGCGGCGCTGATCGAGTCCTCCCGGCTGGACCCGGCCGACTGCGTGGCGCACGTCGCCGAGAACTTCTCCGCGGAGCGGATGGCCGCCGGCTACGAGTCGGTGTATCGGGACTTCCTCGCCGCGCGCGTACCGTGGCCCGGGCAGCGCGAGCCCACGCCGGCCACCGCCCGCTGACCGGTCACGCCCCGGCGGCGGCGAGCCGGGCGGCCGCCGCGTCGAGCCGCTCGGCGTACGCCGAGCTGATGCTGCCCTCGCGCCGCCGTTCGCCGATCTTCGCCCGGAGCGTCTCCACCGCCCTGGGTTGCCCGCCGCGTTGTGGCGGTTGCCCAGGGTCGCGGTGGGGGCCGGGCCGGTCGGCTCGGCCGGGGTGCCTTTCCGGCGCGTGCCAGGATGAACGGCATGGCAGGCGGTCCGGTGGCGTTCGTGCTCGGCGGTGGGGGTGTGCTCGGCGCGGTCGAGGTGGGCATGCTGCGCGCCCTGTTCCGGGCCCGGATCCGGCCGGACATGGTGCTGGGCACCTCCATCGGCGCGGTCAACGGCGCCCTGGTCGCCGCCGACCCGACCGAGGCGGTCACCGACCGGCTGGTCCGGCTCTGGGCCTCCCCGGAGGCGAGCGAGGTGTACGGCGACTCCGTCGCCCGGCAGCTGCGTCGGTTCGCCGCCCGTACCCACCTGCACTCGCCCCGGCCGCTGCGGCGACTGCTGGAGAACGAGCTGGGCGAGGAGACCACCTTCGCCGACCTGAAGGTGCCGTTCCGCTGCTGCGCGGCGCACATCGAGCGCGCCGCCGAGCACTGGTTCCACCATGGCCCGCTGGTGCCGGCGGTGCTCGCCTCCGCCTCGGTGCCGGGGCTGCTCCCGCCGAAGGAGATCGACGGCCAGCACTACATCGACGGCGGGGTGGTGAACTCCATCCCGGTCGGCGAGGCGGTCGCCCTCGGCGCGAAGCAGATCTTCGTGCTCCAGGTGGGGCGGATCGAGCGTGAGCTGAGCCCGCCCCGGCGGCCCTGGGAGATCGCCCAGGTGGCATTCGAGATCGCCCGGCGGCACCGGTTCGCCCGGGAGATGGCGGCCCTGCCCGAGGGGGTGGAGGTGCACGTGCTGCCCACCGGCGGGCTGGAGCCGCGCGAGGACACCCCGTGGGCGTACCGGGACCTGGCGGCGGTGGGGCGCCGGATCAGCCGCGCGTACACCGCCTCCCGCCGCTACCTGGACACCCGTCTGGAGCGCTGATGCCGCTGCCGCCCCGTTGGGTACGCCGGTTGCTGCTGGCCCCGGGCGTGGTGCTCCTCGCCCTCGCCGTGGTGACCACGCTGCCGGTCTGGGCGCTGCTGGCGCTGGCCGCCTCGCCGCTGGTGCCGGGGCGGCTGCGACCGCTGCGGCTGCTCTGGATCGGCACGGTCTACCTGGTCTGGGACGCGGCCGCGCTGATCGCCCTCTTCGCGCTCTGGCTGGCCGCCGGCTTCGGCGCGCGCAAGCGGTCACCGGCCTTTCAGCGGGCGCACTACCAGCTCGCCGGCTGGTTCCTGCGGGTGCTGTTCTGGCAGGCCCGCTGGGCGCTGCGGCTGCGCATCGAGGTGGCCGGCGCCGACCCGGACGTCGCTCTGCCCGGCCGCCCCGAGCTGGTGATCTGCCGGCACGCCGGGCCCGGCGACTCGTTCATCCTGATCCACGCGCTGGTGAACTGGTTCCACCGGGAACCACGGATCGTGCTCAAGGAGAGCCTCCAGTGGGACCCGGCGATCGATGTCCTGCTGAACCGGCTGCCCAACCGCTTCATCGCGTCCGGTTCGGACGGTCGTGGGGCGGTGATCGCGCAGATCGGCCACCTCGCCACCGACCTGGACGGCGACGACGCGTTCGTGATCTTCCCGGAGGGCGGCAACTTCACCCCCGTACGGCGACGGCGGGCCATCGCCCGGCTGCGCGCGCTCGGGCTGGACCGGATGGCGTCGCGCGCCGAGCGGATGCGGCACGTGCTCGCCCCGCAGCCGGGCGGGCTGCTGGCCGCCCTGGACGCCGCCCCGGCGGCCGGGGTCGTCTTCGTCGCCCACACCGGGCTGGACCGGATGCTCACCGTCACCGACGTGTGGCGGGAGCTGCCGATGGACAAGCGGATCGTGATGCGATTCTGGTCGGTGCCGCCGGAGGAGATCCCGGCCGGGCGGCAGGAGCGCATCGACTGGCTCTTCGACTGGTGGGCGCGGATCGACCGGTGGATCGCGGCGAACCGGGACGGGACCATCGCCGCCTGATCGCCCCCGGGTGTGCGCGGTGCAGCGGGCTGGCAGGAATCCCACGTATGGTGCGCTTCGTGGAGCAGATCTGCGTGGTGACGACGGTGGTGGACGCCCGCCGGGTAGCGGACGTGCTGGCGGCCGCGGCCGTCGCCGGGCGCCTGGCCGCGTGCGCTCAGGTCGGTGGTCAGGTGGACAGCACCTACTGGTGGCAGGCCGAGATCCAGACCACGGCCGAGTGGTCGGTGCAGTTCAAGACCGCGCCGGACCGGGTGGACGCGCTGGTCGAGCAGATCCGCGCCAACCACCCGTACGAGGTGCCGGAGATCCTGGTGACGCGGGTGGAGAGCGGTAACCCCGACTACGCGGCCTGGGTGCACGAGCAAACCCGATCGGCCTAGGTACCCCTACTCTGGTCGGCCGGTCCGCCGGCCACGATGCTGTCCGGGTGGAACTCAGCGGCTACCCCTGCCCCGGTTGCGGCGCCACCGCGAATCTCTTTTCCGGCTGCCCCGGCTGCGGCCGTCCGCCGTACCCGCCGGCCGCCGAGGTGATCCAGCTGGACGGGGAGATCGCCGCGCTGGCACCGCAGGTCGAGCGCGCCCAGGCCGCGTACCAGGAGTTGGCGTCCCGGCTCGGCACGGCCCGGCAGCGCCGGGCGGAGCTGGCCGCGCGGATCCGGTTGGAGATCCCGGCGCCGCGCCCGTTCCAGCCGGTGCCACCGGTGCCCGCGGGCGGGCCGGTACCGCCGGTCGGGCCGGTGCCCTCAGTCGGGCCGGTGCCCTCGGTCGGGCCGGTGCCGCCGGCGCGACCGGTGCCGGGCGTCGCCCCGCCGCCCGGTGGCGCGGAGACCTCGACCCGGGCGGTGCAGGGTCTCCTCTTCGTCCTCGGTGGGCTGCTGCTCGGCACCGCGGCGGTGGTCTTCACCGCGGTCGCCTGGGCCGCCTTCGGGATCGGTGGCCGGGCGCTGATCCTGCTCGGCGTCACCGCGCTCGCCCTCGCCGGGCCGCTGGTGGCCCGCCGGCGCGGGCTGCGCGGCACGGCCGAGACGTTCGCCGCGGTGGGGCTGCTCCTGGTGCTCCTCGACGGGTACGCCGCCTGGTCGGTGAACCTGTTCGGGGTGGCCGGCTGGTCGGGGAGCCGGTACGCCGCGCTGGTCGGGGGGCCAGCGCGGCGGTCGCGGCCGGGTACGCGCGACTCAGCCGGCTGACCGTGCCGTGGTTCGCGGCCCTGCTGATCGCGCAGCCCGTGCTGCCGCTGGCGGCGGTCGAGGCCCGGCCGTCGGCCGCCGGCTGGGCGCTGGTCCTCACCGGGCTGGCGCTGGGCGACCTCGCGGTGGTGGTGGTCCTGCGGAAGCGGGTCGGGTTGGCCGGACGCACCTCCCCGGCCCGGTTCGCCGGCTGGGTGCTCGGCTGGGTCGGGCACGGCGCCGCGCTCGCCGCCGCGGCCGGCTGCGCGCTGGTACCGCTCGTGCTCGGGCGGGCGGCCGGCAGCCCGGTCCTGGCCGGCGGGCCGCTCCTGCTCATGGCGCTGGCGCTGTTCGGCGGGGCGCTGGCGGCCGGCGGCCGGGCGTACCGGCTGGTCGCCGCCGGGCTGCTGGTGCCGGTGCTGGCCGCCGCGCTGATCCGGCCGGTCGCCGCGCTGCGCCCGGGACTGCTGCTGGTGGCGGCCGGGCTGGTCGTGGCCGGGTTGGCCGCCGTGGTGCGGGCGCTGCCGGCGCGGCTGCGGATCGGGCCGCGGGTGGGCGCGCTCCTGGTGGCGGCCGGGCTTGGGCAGGCGGCGGCCGCCCTCACCGTGTTCGTCGCCGTCGCCGGCGCGGTCGCCGCGTTCCCGGCCTGGCAGGGCGGACGGACCCTGCCCACCCCGTCCTGGGGCTGGCAGCTACCGGTCGCCGTGCTGCTCACCGCCGGGGCGGTGGCGTTGCTGGTGCCCCGGGCCGCCCGGCCGGTGATCGGGGTGATCGGTGGCGCGCTGGCCGTGCTGGCCGCGCCGGCCGTCGCGGCCACCCCGTGGCCGCTGGTACTGGTGGTCGAGCTGGTCGCGGCCACCGCACTGCTGGTCGGCGCCGTGTTCCGGCCGGGCCGGCCCCGGCCGATCGTGCTCGTCTGCGCCCTGGCCGCGGCGGTCCTCGCCGGCCACGCCCTGCTGGTCGGCTGCGCCGAACCGGCCGGGGCGGGCGCGGTGCTGGCCGTGCTCGCCGTCCTCGGCCCGGCGGTCGCCGGGCTCGGCCGCCGGGGCGCGGGCGCGCAGCGGGCCGTCGGCGGAGTGGCGCTGGGGGTGGCGCTGCTCGCCGTCCCGGCGGGGGTGGCGGTCACGCTGATCGGCTTCGGCGCGCCGGCCTGGTGGCAGCTGCGCGGCGCGGCCGTCGCCGTCGCGGTGCTGGTGGTCGCGGTACCCGCCGTCCGTCGGCACTGGCCCGACCTGCACGGGTACGCCTCGACCGGCTTCGCCGTCGCGCTCGGCTCGGCCGGGGTCGCGCCGCTGGTCGTACCCGGTGCCGAGCCGGTGGCGCTCTACGCCGCGGCGGGCGTGCTGCTGGCCCTCGCCGCTGGCGGGACCGCCCGGCCCGGGGTCGCGCCGCGGGTGGTCGGGGCCGGGCTGGCCGGGCTGGCGCTGCTCGCCGCCGCACCGGCGACCCTGCGGGTGCTGCTGGCGCTGCCCGTACCGGTCTGGTCGGGGGTGCCGACCGTGACCCCGGTGTCGGGTGCGGCTTGGGCTGGGCTGGCGCTGCTGCTGCTCGGTGCCGCCGGTGGGGCGTACGCCCGGGTCGCGACCGCTCCAGGTCGTTCCGCGCCGGCAGACGCGCCGGGCTGGAGTTGGCGCAGCGACGGCCGGTGGCGGCCCGCGCTGGTCGCGCTGCCGTTCGGCGCGCTCGCCCTGCCGGTGCTGCTGGCGGCGGCCGGCGCGCCCTGGCCGGTGGTGCCCGCGGTGGCGTTCGGGACCGGGCTGGTCGGGCTGCTGGTGGCCGCCCTCGCCGCGCCGCGCCGGCCGCTGGCGACCCCGCCCGCCGGCCCCGCCGCGGCGAGTCTGCCACTGGTGCCGGTCACCCTGGCGCTCGGGCTGGTGCTGGGCCTGGTCGGGCTGGGTGGGCTGCTCGCCACCCGGGCCGGCACGCTCGCCGGGCTGGGCGTGGTGGTCGTCGCGGCGGCCGTGGTCGGTGCGGCCGGGCGGCACGCCGGCACCCGGCTCGCCGGCTGGCTGCTGGCCCTGGTCGCCGCCACCGGCTTCGCGGTGACCGCGCCGCTGGCCGGCGGGCTGCCGCTGCGTACCGCGGCCTTCGCGGTGCTGGCCGTGGCGGTGCCGGCCCTGCACGCCGTGCCGCTGCTGCGCGCCCGGGCGGCCAGCGGGGCGTCGCCGTCCCCGACGGGCGGCGGTGCCGGGACGCGCGGGGCCGGCCCGGCCGGTGCGGTGGCGCTGGAGGCCGCGGCGCAGGCGGTCGCCCTGGTGGCGCTGCTGCTCACCGGTGGCGCGTTGCGGCACGCGGCGGCGGTCTGCGCGCTGTGGGGTGCCGCCGTGGCGGTACGGGTAGTGCGCCGGGGCGAGCCCCTGGCCCGGCGGTGGATCCTCGCCGGCGTCGCCGGTGGCAGCGAGCTGCTCGGCGGCTGGCTGCTGCTGGCCGCCGGTGGGGTGGCGGTGCTGGAGGCGTACACCGTGCCGGCGGCGGTGCTCGCGCTCGGCGCGGGCCTGGTGGCGCTGCGTACCCGGCCGGGGCTGAACAGCTGGCTGGCGCTCGGCCCGGGGCTCGTCGCGGCGCTGCTGCCCAGCCTGGTGTCCGTGCTGGCGGCACCGGCCCCGCAGCCGGGGCGGCGGCTGGCGCTCGGCGTGGTGGCGCTGGGCGCGGTGCTCGGCGGGGCGGCCCGGCGGTGGCAGGCGCCCGTCCTGCTGGGCGCGGCCACGCTGGTCCCGCTGGCGCTGCACGAGCTGGCCCGGGGCTGGGACCTGCTGCCCCGGTGGATCTTCCTCGGCCTGGGTGGGCTGGCGCTGATCACGCTCGCCGCCACCTACGAGCGACGCCGGCGCGACCTGGCCCGGCTGCGGGCCGCGGTGGGCCGGATGGGGTAGGGGTAACACCACCTGCGGCTGGGGGGCTGGCAGGATTACGCAGCGCATTCGATCAAGGCATCCTTGGTTACGGAGAGTCGCGCCGCCGGCGGGACCCACCGACCGAGGGGACGAGTATCGGCATGACCTCATCGACGTTGACGGCGCCACCGGAGCGGCGGGGCAGCGACTACGCGCGGCTGTCCCGCCGGGTCGCCGAGGCCGGGCTGTTCGCCCGCCGGCCGGGCTGGTACGCGGCCCGGATCGGGCTCACCCTGGGCGCCTTCCTGGCCGGCTGGGCGGTGGTGGTCGCGGTCGGCGACTCCTGGGCGCAGATGCTGCTGGCGGTCGGGATGGCGGTGGCCACCACCCAGGTGGCGTTCCTCGGGCACGACGCCGGCCACCGGCAGATGTTCCGCCGGCGCGGCCCGAGCGAGCTGGCCGGCCTGATCGCCGGCAACCTCGCCGTCGGGCTGAGCTACGGCTGGTGGGTGGACAAGCACAACCGGCACCACGCCAACCCGAACCACACTGACGAGGACCCGGACGTCGGGGCGGGCGCGCTGGTCTGGACGTACGAGCAGGCGGCGGCGACCCGGGGGGTGGGCCGGTGGTTGGCCCGGCGGCAGGCGTGGCTCTTCTTCCCGCTGCTCCTGCTCGAGGGGCTGGCGCTGCACGTGGCGAGCGTGCAGGCGCTGGCCGGCCGGGAGGGCGGCCGGTGGCGCACCCCGGTCCGGCACCGGGCGGTCGAGGCGGTACTGCTCGTCGCGCACGCCGTCGGCTACCTCGGCCTGCTGTTCGCGGTGATGTCGCCGGGGAAGGCGCTGCTCTTCGCCGCCGTCCACCAGGGGCTCTGGGGGCTCTACATGGGGTGCGCGTTCGCCCCGAACCACAAGGGCATGCCGATGCCGAGCGCCGAGGACGACCTGGACTTCCTGCGCAAGCAGGTGCTCACCTCGCGGAACGTGCGGGGCGGCCGGTTCGTGGACGTGGCGCTGGGCGCGCTGAACTACCAGATCGAGCACCATCTTTTCCCGAACATGCCCCGGGCCAATCTGCGCCGGGCCCGGCCGATCGTCCAGGCGTACTGCGCCGAGCAGGGCATCCCGTACGCGGAGACCGGGCTGATCGAGTCG comes from Micromonospora viridifaciens and encodes:
- a CDS encoding trypsin-like peptidase domain-containing protein, with product MTDHETDPQRSPAPADAEPSHPTAELPRTGSVPSDSTTAPAATPVPADSPAAGTAAEATDFAGHPETPATADFGRADVAATADFGHAEAPATAAPAEPVSPYARPTAPPSAPPYPVSGQPQQPGPWYGGQQQPGGWAAGAHHGPAGAHHGPAGAHHGPAGAHHGPATPHAAGTPHGAGYPMAAGGPVPPYQQHQPYPGGQPVPPWGQPQPAPRPGRAAKFVGAGALVLALMLGSGVAGGALALALGDHGATITRNYSAAPVINSADLPKIAASVQDSVVSITTDSGEGSGVILSADGYVLTNNHVVASASGKTVRVVFADGKNAEARIIGTDPKTDLAVVKASGVNGLKAATFGDSDAMQVGDQVLALGSPLGLQGSVTAGIISARDRTIQAGESGQQLDPRQGASSISGLLQTDAPINPGNSGGALVNTRGEVIGINTAIATAGQGSSGNIGVGFAIPSNKAKDVAGKLQRGEKVSHPSLGVSVSAAEDGGAMVASVTPGSAAEKAGLQRGDVITKFGDTVIKDSNDLVGAVQSGKVGDRVDVQFKRNGSSQTATVTLAEAS
- a CDS encoding BON domain-containing protein encodes the protein MTPTTTAVRTDPEIQREVLAELDWDAQTRPTDIGVTVVGGVVTLSGQVDSYAQRWAAERCAHRVGGVRAVASDLEVRLPAGEERTDADIAIAASRALEWDSFVPSERLDVTVADGWIMLRGEVEYGFQRRTAERELRRLRGVRGVTNLIEVQPPTPSSTEQTRRDLQRVLLRRTGTERIKVGVTGDTVVLDGVVRSWWQREEAERAAWATPGVREVHDRIVVAA
- a CDS encoding glycosyltransferase family 4 protein, with the protein product MVVPPWLSVPPPGYGGLEQVVAGLVDALVQGGNRVTVFGTGRDHGTAGDFVSTNAELQYHRLGESLPELAHLARVNQLVDPADFDVIHDHTTIGPLVAGRRAVPTVATVHGNPVGEYGTVLSDTDRGVGLVAISHAQRRANPGLPWVGTVHNAMPVRNFPRKRSPGRGPVLWLARFSPDKGPDVAIRACRRAGLPLTLAGKCNEPAERRYFEQVVEPLLGEDVTLVLNAGRDEALRLLVDARCLIMPIQWEEPFGMVMVEAMATGTPVVALHRGAVPELVRPGLTGLVCDDPDELPAALIESSRLDPADCVAHVAENFSAERMAAGYESVYRDFLAARVPWPGQREPTPATAR
- a CDS encoding patatin-like phospholipase family protein — protein: MAGGPVAFVLGGGGVLGAVEVGMLRALFRARIRPDMVLGTSIGAVNGALVAADPTEAVTDRLVRLWASPEASEVYGDSVARQLRRFAARTHLHSPRPLRRLLENELGEETTFADLKVPFRCCAAHIERAAEHWFHHGPLVPAVLASASVPGLLPPKEIDGQHYIDGGVVNSIPVGEAVALGAKQIFVLQVGRIERELSPPRRPWEIAQVAFEIARRHRFAREMAALPEGVEVHVLPTGGLEPREDTPWAYRDLAAVGRRISRAYTASRRYLDTRLER
- a CDS encoding 1-acyl-sn-glycerol-3-phosphate acyltransferase; translation: MPLPPRWVRRLLLAPGVVLLALAVVTTLPVWALLALAASPLVPGRLRPLRLLWIGTVYLVWDAAALIALFALWLAAGFGARKRSPAFQRAHYQLAGWFLRVLFWQARWALRLRIEVAGADPDVALPGRPELVICRHAGPGDSFILIHALVNWFHREPRIVLKESLQWDPAIDVLLNRLPNRFIASGSDGRGAVIAQIGHLATDLDGDDAFVIFPEGGNFTPVRRRRAIARLRALGLDRMASRAERMRHVLAPQPGGLLAALDAAPAAGVVFVAHTGLDRMLTVTDVWRELPMDKRIVMRFWSVPPEEIPAGRQERIDWLFDWWARIDRWIAANRDGTIAA
- the cutA gene encoding divalent-cation tolerance protein CutA translates to MEQICVVTTVVDARRVADVLAAAAVAGRLAACAQVGGQVDSTYWWQAEIQTTAEWSVQFKTAPDRVDALVEQIRANHPYEVPEILVTRVESGNPDYAAWVHEQTRSA
- a CDS encoding SCO7613 C-terminal domain-containing membrane protein gives rise to the protein MPWFAALLIAQPVLPLAAVEARPSAAGWALVLTGLALGDLAVVVVLRKRVGLAGRTSPARFAGWVLGWVGHGAALAAAAGCALVPLVLGRAAGSPVLAGGPLLLMALALFGGALAAGGRAYRLVAAGLLVPVLAAALIRPVAALRPGLLLVAAGLVVAGLAAVVRALPARLRIGPRVGALLVAAGLGQAAAALTVFVAVAGAVAAFPAWQGGRTLPTPSWGWQLPVAVLLTAGAVALLVPRAARPVIGVIGGALAVLAAPAVAATPWPLVLVVELVAATALLVGAVFRPGRPRPIVLVCALAAAVLAGHALLVGCAEPAGAGAVLAVLAVLGPAVAGLGRRGAGAQRAVGGVALGVALLAVPAGVAVTLIGFGAPAWWQLRGAAVAVAVLVVAVPAVRRHWPDLHGYASTGFAVALGSAGVAPLVVPGAEPVALYAAAGVLLALAAGGTARPGVAPRVVGAGLAGLALLAAAPATLRVLLALPVPVWSGVPTVTPVSGAAWAGLALLLLGAAGGAYARVATAPGRSAPADAPGWSWRSDGRWRPALVALPFGALALPVLLAAAGAPWPVVPAVAFGTGLVGLLVAALAAPRRPLATPPAGPAAASLPLVPVTLALGLVLGLVGLGGLLATRAGTLAGLGVVVVAAAVVGAAGRHAGTRLAGWLLALVAATGFAVTAPLAGGLPLRTAAFAVLAVAVPALHAVPLLRARAASGASPSPTGGGAGTRGAGPAGAVALEAAAQAVALVALLLTGGALRHAAAVCALWGAAVAVRVVRRGEPLARRWILAGVAGGSELLGGWLLLAAGGVAVLEAYTVPAAVLALGAGLVALRTRPGLNSWLALGPGLVAALLPSLVSVLAAPAPQPGRRLALGVVALGAVLGGAARRWQAPVLLGAATLVPLALHELARGWDLLPRWIFLGLGGLALITLAATYERRRRDLARLRAAVGRMG
- a CDS encoding fatty acid desaturase family protein — its product is MTSSTLTAPPERRGSDYARLSRRVAEAGLFARRPGWYAARIGLTLGAFLAGWAVVVAVGDSWAQMLLAVGMAVATTQVAFLGHDAGHRQMFRRRGPSELAGLIAGNLAVGLSYGWWVDKHNRHHANPNHTDEDPDVGAGALVWTYEQAAATRGVGRWLARRQAWLFFPLLLLEGLALHVASVQALAGREGGRWRTPVRHRAVEAVLLVAHAVGYLGLLFAVMSPGKALLFAAVHQGLWGLYMGCAFAPNHKGMPMPSAEDDLDFLRKQVLTSRNVRGGRFVDVALGALNYQIEHHLFPNMPRANLRRARPIVQAYCAEQGIPYAETGLIESYRQALAHLHEVGRPLRAG